In Rubrivirga marina, the following are encoded in one genomic region:
- the dtd gene encoding D-aminoacyl-tRNA deacylase, with product MIALVQRVSSASVHVDGETVGEVRRGLLVLLGVVDGDTEAEKDWLADKVARLRIFPDDDGRMNRSLQDVGGGALVVSQFTLAGDARKGTRPSYARAARPEVAEPLYEAFAAALAERLDGPVATGVFGAKMEVALVNDGPVTLWIERAPDA from the coding sequence ATGATCGCCCTCGTCCAACGCGTCTCCTCCGCCTCCGTCCACGTCGACGGCGAGACCGTGGGGGAGGTCCGGCGCGGCCTCTTGGTCCTGCTCGGGGTGGTCGACGGCGACACCGAGGCGGAGAAAGACTGGCTGGCGGACAAGGTGGCGCGCCTCCGCATCTTCCCCGACGACGACGGCCGCATGAACCGGTCGCTCCAGGACGTCGGCGGCGGGGCCCTCGTCGTGAGCCAGTTCACGCTCGCGGGCGACGCGCGGAAGGGGACGCGTCCGAGCTACGCCCGTGCGGCCCGTCCGGAGGTCGCCGAGCCGCTGTACGAGGCGTTCGCCGCCGCCCTCGCCGAGCGGCTCGACGGGCCCGTGGCGACCGGCGTGTTCGGGGCCAAAATGGAGGTCGCGCTCGTCAACGACGGGCCCGTGACCCTGTGGATCGAGCGCGCGCCCGACGCGTGA
- a CDS encoding penicillin acylase family protein, with protein MARLLLTLGVVLVLAAALAAAVGVLAYGTTAPHDGTVEVAGLTAPATIAWGDSGRVWIEGEDEVALAAGLGYVHAADHGWAAALWRQAAQGRLSEWFGADARALDLHARALGFGGLARRTYDALPEPDRAVLDAYARGASAAFAQPGVAQGDAFIVADVVPEAWAPWDALAVERLHAYLAAPAPSADSTWLRAARADTAVARFVEADSAFRAFLGVPDGGYDRAYTLAADTSGTGRQLVQQVSGGDSALGLLAPAILRTPDRETLALTIPGTLVSPGGWSGGLGWGVLLGSGLRLEPYGGPKPPPVYSRIVERDGDETLLEVARDTTGLVLRAGRDGARPDTTAAAASDSLGRGWRVRWRGFRLGTDLGAFRALRAGRVPASFTLLDGAGLVATRAEVRVLGSPLAFAANGTTLVAQDSLARYAAEVLAAAPRGAPPPPDSLVSDSTLRPITPADREVTSAWARDRLRGLIAGLGARDSLDDVLQAPYAYLNGWDGAYRADGIAPSLFEWWLEAHRDFTGHLPDPADSLDAALLPSTLRIARAELRDRYGPLPTDWRWGRIQGGPQFPVLGTRRSAAARRFRNGYGAPGGHPTSLLPGPSIVFPDARPGRAVWTVRTDLRTGAMTLRPPTFRPFAASGVDLDAGPDGPVITLAPSDPMPAEWLTLAPPS; from the coding sequence TTGGCCCGTCTGCTCCTCACCCTCGGCGTCGTCCTCGTGCTGGCGGCGGCGCTCGCTGCGGCCGTCGGCGTGTTGGCGTACGGGACCACGGCCCCACACGACGGGACCGTCGAGGTCGCGGGGCTGACGGCGCCCGCCACGATCGCGTGGGGCGACAGCGGGCGCGTGTGGATCGAGGGAGAGGACGAGGTCGCCCTCGCGGCCGGGCTCGGCTACGTGCACGCCGCCGACCACGGCTGGGCCGCCGCGCTGTGGCGCCAGGCCGCACAGGGGCGGCTGTCCGAATGGTTCGGCGCCGACGCCCGCGCGCTCGACCTCCACGCCCGCGCGCTCGGGTTCGGCGGGCTCGCCCGGCGGACCTACGACGCGCTCCCCGAGCCGGACCGGGCCGTCCTCGACGCCTACGCCCGCGGCGCCTCGGCCGCCTTCGCCCAGCCCGGCGTGGCGCAGGGCGACGCGTTCATCGTGGCCGACGTGGTCCCCGAAGCGTGGGCCCCGTGGGACGCGCTGGCCGTCGAGCGCCTCCACGCCTACCTCGCAGCGCCCGCCCCCTCCGCCGACTCGACGTGGCTCCGCGCCGCCCGCGCGGACACGGCCGTCGCTCGCTTCGTCGAGGCCGACTCCGCCTTCCGCGCCTTCCTCGGCGTGCCCGACGGCGGCTACGACCGGGCCTACACGCTCGCCGCCGACACGTCCGGCACCGGCCGCCAGCTCGTGCAGCAGGTCTCCGGGGGCGACTCCGCGCTCGGCCTCCTGGCCCCAGCCATTCTGAGAACGCCCGACCGCGAGACGCTCGCCCTCACGATCCCCGGCACGCTCGTCTCGCCGGGCGGGTGGAGCGGCGGGCTCGGCTGGGGGGTCCTCCTCGGCTCCGGCCTCCGCCTCGAGCCCTATGGCGGGCCGAAGCCGCCGCCCGTCTACAGCCGGATCGTCGAGCGCGACGGCGACGAGACGCTCCTCGAGGTGGCCCGCGACACGACTGGCCTCGTCCTCCGCGCAGGCCGGGACGGCGCGCGGCCCGACACGACGGCAGCCGCGGCGTCCGACAGCCTCGGCCGCGGGTGGCGCGTCCGGTGGAGGGGCTTCCGCCTCGGGACCGACCTCGGGGCGTTCCGCGCGCTCCGCGCCGGCCGCGTGCCGGCTTCGTTCACGCTCCTCGATGGTGCTGGCCTCGTCGCCACGCGCGCCGAGGTGCGGGTCCTCGGCTCGCCGCTCGCGTTCGCCGCCAACGGGACCACGCTCGTCGCGCAGGACTCGCTCGCCCGGTACGCCGCGGAGGTCCTCGCCGCGGCGCCGCGCGGGGCGCCCCCACCGCCCGACTCGCTCGTCTCCGACTCGACACTCCGGCCCATCACGCCCGCCGACCGAGAGGTCACGAGCGCGTGGGCCCGGGATCGGCTCCGCGGCCTCATCGCTGGCCTCGGCGCCCGCGACTCGCTCGACGACGTGCTCCAGGCGCCGTACGCCTACCTCAACGGATGGGACGGCGCCTACCGCGCCGACGGCATCGCCCCGTCTCTGTTCGAGTGGTGGCTCGAGGCCCACCGCGACTTTACCGGGCATCTCCCCGACCCCGCCGACTCGCTCGACGCCGCCCTGCTGCCCTCGACCCTCCGCATCGCGCGCGCCGAGCTCCGCGACCGCTACGGCCCCCTCCCGACCGACTGGCGGTGGGGTCGGATCCAGGGCGGCCCCCAGTTCCCCGTCCTCGGGACTCGGCGCTCGGCCGCGGCCCGGCGGTTCCGCAACGGCTACGGCGCGCCCGGGGGGCACCCGACCTCCCTCCTACCCGGCCCCTCCATCGTCTTCCCCGACGCCCGTCCGGGCCGCGCCGTGTGGACCGTGCGGACCGACCTCCGGACGGGCGCGATGACGCTCCGACCTCCCACCTTCCGTCCGTTCGCGGCCTCCGGCGTCGACCTCGACGCCGGCCCGGACGGTCCCGTGATTACCCTCGCCCCGTCGGACCCGATGCCGGCGGAGTGGCTCACCCTCGCCCCCCCATCGTAG
- a CDS encoding BadF/BadG/BcrA/BcrD ATPase family protein: MSDLLFVGVDAGGTKTAALAMAGDCSCRLEGPAAQALRDGPEAAAAVVAALLSDAQGQLGGVPFGGVAVGLAGAGRDSVRGAVSSALAPHLDGAPFTVTHDADIAYHAAWGDGSGALLLVGTGSLVFARTEDGETVRAGGWGTVLGDDGSGAALGRAALRVLLAALDGGPPSTLPEIAAERFDLTTADDVMAAVYTERRPLASFCPLLLAAVEAGDWTAEAALHAEVNGLAKQAGWLATRTGDGLRQRLAYAGGLSGEPVYRAALEAALDRHLPGWDVSRCEAEPVEGALAMARALAG; this comes from the coding sequence GTGTCCGATCTGTTGTTCGTGGGCGTGGATGCCGGAGGGACCAAGACGGCCGCGCTTGCGATGGCCGGCGACTGCTCGTGCCGGCTGGAGGGCCCGGCCGCGCAGGCCCTCCGCGACGGCCCCGAGGCGGCCGCGGCCGTCGTCGCCGCCCTCCTCTCCGACGCGCAGGGGCAGCTCGGCGGCGTCCCGTTCGGAGGCGTGGCCGTCGGGCTCGCCGGCGCCGGCCGCGACTCCGTCCGCGGCGCCGTCTCCTCCGCACTCGCCCCGCACCTGGACGGCGCCCCATTCACCGTGACGCACGACGCCGACATCGCCTACCACGCCGCCTGGGGCGACGGCAGCGGCGCGCTCCTGCTCGTCGGGACGGGCTCGCTCGTGTTCGCCCGGACCGAGGACGGCGAGACGGTCCGCGCCGGCGGCTGGGGCACGGTCCTGGGCGACGACGGGAGCGGGGCCGCACTCGGCCGGGCCGCGCTCCGGGTCCTCCTCGCCGCGCTCGACGGCGGCCCCCCCTCGACGCTCCCCGAGATCGCCGCGGAGCGGTTCGACCTGACGACGGCCGACGACGTGATGGCCGCGGTCTACACAGAGCGCCGACCGCTCGCCTCGTTCTGCCCGCTCCTGCTGGCCGCCGTCGAGGCCGGCGACTGGACCGCCGAGGCCGCGCTCCATGCCGAGGTCAACGGCCTCGCCAAGCAGGCCGGCTGGCTCGCCACGCGGACCGGCGACGGCCTCCGCCAGCGGCTAGCCTACGCGGGCGGGCTGTCGGGGGAGCCTGTGTACCGGGCCGCGCTGGAGGCCGCGCTCGACCGCCACCTCCCGGGCTGGGACGTCTCGCGCTGCGAGGCCGAGCCCGTCGAGGGCGCCCTCGCCATGGCCCGCGCGCTCGCCGGCTGA
- a CDS encoding polyphosphate kinase 2 family protein produces MPLDLDRYRIAPGVPVRLGERATDDDGGLTEDEAEDQLDDNIDRARDLQEALYAEREQSVLFVFQAMDAGGKDSTTESVFGPMNPQGVRVASFKAPTEEELRHDFLWRVHKKAPEKGMIRVFNRSHYEDVLIVRVHGWAEADVIERRYEHIRNFEALLADAGTRVVKVMLNISKDYQLERFRRRLRRPDKHWKFNPGDLDERKLWDDYMDAFEVAIEQTSTEDAPWYVVPAETRWYRDLVVSEILLDTLESIDPQYPEPDFDPDEYPPDSIS; encoded by the coding sequence ATGCCCCTCGACCTCGACCGCTACCGCATCGCGCCCGGCGTCCCCGTCCGCCTCGGGGAACGCGCCACCGACGACGACGGCGGGTTGACCGAAGACGAGGCCGAGGACCAGCTCGACGACAACATCGACCGGGCGCGCGACCTCCAGGAGGCGCTCTACGCCGAGCGCGAGCAGTCCGTCCTGTTCGTGTTTCAGGCCATGGACGCCGGGGGCAAGGACTCGACCACGGAGAGCGTGTTCGGGCCGATGAACCCGCAGGGCGTCCGCGTCGCGTCGTTCAAGGCGCCGACGGAGGAGGAGCTCCGGCACGACTTCCTGTGGCGCGTCCACAAGAAGGCGCCGGAGAAGGGGATGATCCGCGTGTTCAACCGGTCGCACTACGAGGACGTGCTGATCGTCCGCGTCCACGGGTGGGCCGAGGCCGACGTCATCGAGCGGCGCTACGAGCACATCCGCAATTTCGAGGCGCTCCTCGCCGACGCCGGGACCCGCGTGGTCAAGGTGATGCTGAACATCTCGAAGGACTACCAGCTCGAGCGCTTCCGCCGCCGCCTCCGCCGGCCCGACAAGCACTGGAAGTTCAACCCCGGCGACCTCGACGAGCGGAAGCTCTGGGACGACTACATGGACGCCTTCGAGGTCGCCATCGAGCAGACGTCGACCGAGGACGCGCCGTGGTACGTGGTCCCCGCCGAGACGCGCTGGTACCGCGACCTCGTCGTGAGCGAGATCCTCCTCGACACCCTGGAGTCCATCGACCCGCAGTACCCCGAGCCGGACTTCGACCCGGACGAGTACCCGCCCGACAGCATCTCGTGA
- a CDS encoding DUF937 domain-containing protein → MAQVAKLLPLLAPIVMAALGKRKRQADLDGAGLSGILGEDATRARQAAPSGVLGALSGFLDKDGDGSIQDDVMQQAGKAVLGKLFGR, encoded by the coding sequence ATGGCGCAGGTCGCCAAGCTCCTCCCTCTCCTGGCGCCGATCGTCATGGCCGCGCTCGGCAAGCGGAAGCGCCAGGCCGACCTCGACGGGGCGGGCCTCTCGGGCATCCTCGGCGAAGACGCCACGCGCGCCCGACAGGCCGCGCCGTCGGGCGTCCTCGGCGCGCTGTCGGGCTTCCTCGACAAGGACGGCGACGGGAGCATCCAGGACGACGTGATGCAGCAGGCCGGCAAGGCCGTCCTCGGGAAGCTGTTCGGCCGCTAG
- a CDS encoding aminotransferase class IV gives MSAPRLLETMRAEGGRIALLDRHLARLGASAVTLGYRADLDAVRERVEAEAAGGGVRGVRLTLGEEGDVRVESWPLADAPFRTAWIDPEPFGDAGTWRTAHKTTERAAYRARHDRAVARAADEAVLINGRGEVTEGTRTNVWAEIDGRLWTPPLDAGGLGGVMRAHVLDTRAEAGERRLTPGDLRAADAVFLSNALRGWMPVALVE, from the coding sequence ATGAGCGCGCCGCGGCTCCTCGAGACGATGCGGGCGGAGGGCGGGCGGATCGCGCTCCTCGACCGCCACCTCGCCCGCCTCGGGGCGAGCGCCGTCACCCTCGGCTACCGGGCCGACCTCGACGCGGTCCGCGAACGCGTCGAGGCGGAGGCCGCTGGGGGAGGCGTTCGGGGCGTCCGGCTGACGTTGGGGGAGGAGGGCGATGTCCGGGTCGAGTCCTGGCCGCTCGCGGACGCGCCGTTCCGGACGGCGTGGATCGACCCCGAGCCCTTCGGGGACGCGGGCACGTGGCGGACGGCCCACAAGACGACGGAACGCGCCGCCTACCGCGCGCGCCACGACCGCGCCGTCGCGCGCGCCGCCGACGAGGCGGTCCTCATCAACGGCAGGGGCGAGGTCACGGAGGGGACGCGGACGAACGTGTGGGCGGAGATCGACGGCCGCCTCTGGACGCCGCCGCTCGACGCCGGCGGCCTGGGCGGCGTCATGCGGGCGCACGTCCTCGACACGCGCGCCGAGGCGGGCGAGAGGCGGCTGACGCCGGGTGACCTCCGCGCCGCCGACGCCGTGTTCCTCTCGAACGCCCTCCGCGGTTGGATGCCGGTGGCGCTGGTCGAGTAG
- the pabB gene encoding aminodeoxychorismate synthase component I, which translates to MLAAALRRPGTVLLDAPRPDADTGRRGAWLFTSPRCALAARTLDEVGPLLDALDRALGEGHHVAGVLSYEAGYAIEPDHVRDPPLDPAVPLAWFGVYDAPTDVPAEAVDAALAEAGPVRVERPTFALDEAAYGGRVAAIRAHIRAGDVYQINLTAPFRFGLDGDPLALFGALRRRQSVAYGAFVRLEAEAGGAAVASVSPELFFRVDPEGGGRTIRARPMKGTAPRGGSPSHDDALAEALRASPKDRAENLMIVDLLRNDLARVSAPGSVRVPALFEAERYETVTQMTSTVTAALRPDVGLGDVLRALFPCGSITGAPKLRAMRIIRDLEVGPRGVYCGAIGYAAPGGASGLSEAAFNVAIRTAVVADGVGRYDVGSGIVWDSDLDAEYAECLLKARVLTDLAG; encoded by the coding sequence GTGCTCGCCGCCGCCCTCCGCCGCCCCGGCACCGTCCTCCTCGACGCCCCGCGTCCCGACGCCGACACCGGCCGGCGGGGCGCATGGCTGTTCACGTCGCCGCGCTGCGCGCTGGCGGCGCGCACGCTCGACGAGGTCGGCCCGCTCCTCGACGCCCTCGATCGTGCCCTCGGCGAGGGCCATCACGTCGCCGGGGTCCTGAGCTACGAGGCGGGCTACGCGATCGAGCCCGACCACGTCCGCGACCCGCCGCTGGATCCGGCCGTCCCGCTCGCGTGGTTCGGCGTGTACGACGCGCCGACGGACGTCCCGGCTGAGGCCGTCGACGCCGCGCTGGCGGAGGCCGGACCCGTCCGGGTCGAGCGCCCGACGTTCGCGCTCGACGAGGCGGCGTACGGCGGACGTGTGGCGGCCATCCGCGCTCACATCCGGGCCGGCGACGTGTACCAGATCAACCTGACGGCGCCGTTCCGCTTCGGGCTCGACGGCGACCCGCTGGCGCTCTTCGGCGCGCTCCGTCGCCGCCAGTCGGTCGCCTACGGCGCCTTCGTCCGCCTCGAGGCCGAGGCGGGGGGAGCTGCCGTCGCGTCGGTCTCACCGGAGCTGTTCTTCCGGGTCGACCCCGAGGGGGGCGGGCGGACGATCCGGGCGCGGCCGATGAAGGGGACGGCGCCTCGGGGCGGCTCGCCCAGCCACGACGACGCGCTCGCCGAGGCGCTCCGGGCCAGCCCGAAGGACCGCGCCGAGAACCTGATGATCGTGGACCTCCTCCGGAACGATCTCGCGCGGGTCTCCGCGCCGGGTAGCGTCCGCGTGCCGGCGCTCTTCGAGGCCGAGCGCTACGAGACGGTCACGCAGATGACGTCGACCGTCACGGCAGCACTCCGGCCCGACGTCGGCCTCGGCGACGTGCTCCGCGCGCTCTTCCCGTGCGGGTCGATCACGGGCGCCCCGAAGCTCCGCGCCATGCGGATCATCCGCGACCTGGAGGTCGGCCCGCGTGGGGTCTACTGCGGGGCCATCGGCTACGCCGCGCCGGGCGGGGCCTCGGGGCTGAGCGAGGCCGCGTTCAACGTCGCCATCCGCACGGCCGTCGTCGCCGACGGCGTCGGGCGCTACGACGTGGGCAGCGGGATCGTGTGGGACAGCGACCTCGATGCGGAGTACGCCGAGTGTCTCTTGAAGGCGCGCGTCTTGACCGACCTGGCCGGATGA